The Pseudomonas bijieensis DNA window ACTTTTCCAGCGTCATCGGTGCACAGTTGCGCCAGAGCCTCAACATCACCCCGCGCCATCAACATGTGTTCGACCTGCACGTCGAAATCCTTGAAGCCGTCGAGCAACAGGATCCGCAACGGGCCAAGTCCCTGTGCCGCCAGTTGATCAATGAACCCTGAATCCGAGCTTTCCATGTCCCGCGATCTGCTTGACCCTGCCACCTCGACGGCGCCCAAACGCGCCGCCGAACTTGAAGAACTGTTGATCGACGCCGAGGCCGACGATGAGCAGGCCCAGCAGCGTCCTCTGTTGGTGCGTCGTCCCTGGTTGTTGTTGCTGGGGTTGATCCTGGTGGCGCTGAATCTGCGTCCGGCGTTGTCGAGCATGGCGCCGCTGCTCAGCGAAGTGTCACGAAGCCTTGGCCTGTCGGCTGCCCAAGCCGGTTTGCTGACCACATTGCCTGTGCTTTGCCTGGGCCTGTTCGCGCCGCTGGCGCCGGTGCTGGCACGGCGCTTCGGTGCCGAGCGCGTGGTGCTGGGAATCTTGTTGACGCTGGCGGGTGGGATTGTCCTGCGCAGTGCGTTCGGTCAGGTCGGGCTGTTCGCCGGCAGTATCCTGGCCGGTGCGAGTATCGGCGTGATCGGCGTGCTGCTGCCGGGCATCGTCAAGCGCGACTTCGCCAAGCAGGCCGGCGCCATGACCGGTGTCTACACCATGGCGCTGTGCCTGGGCGCGGCGATGGCGGCCGGGGCGACAGTGCCGTTGAGCGAACACCTGGGTCATAGCTGGGCCTTGGGCCTGGGGTTCTGGGTGGTCCCGGCGCTGCTGGCCGCGGTGTTCTGGTTGCCGCAAGTGGGCGAGAAACACGGTGCCCATCAAGTGGCGTACCGGGTCCGCGGCTTGCTGCGCGATCCCCTGGCTTGGCAAGTCACGTTGTACATGGGGCTGCAATCGTCCCTGGCCTACATCGTCTTTGGTTGGCTGCCCTCAATTCTTATTGGACGTGGCCTGACCCCGACCCAGGCCGGGCTGGTGCTGTCCGGTTCGGTCATCGTGCAATTGATCAGTTCCCTCGCAGCTCCGTGGCTGGCAACGCGTGGCAAAGACCAGCGCCTGGCCATCGTGATCGTCATGCTCATGACCCTGGGGGGGCTGTTTGGTTGCCTCTACGCTCCGCTCGATGGGTTGTGGGGCTGGGCGATCCTGCTGGGTTTGGGGCAGGGCGCGACGTTCAGCCTGGCGCTCACGCTGATCGTGTTGCGTTCGCGGGACGCCCACGTGGCCGCCAACCTGTCCAGCATGGCCCAGGGCTTTGGTTATACGCTGGCGTCGCTGGGACCGTTCGCGGTGGGCGTGGTCCACGACTTGACTGGCGGTTGGAATGCACTGGGCTGGATCTTCGGCCTGGTTGGCCTGGGTGCGATCATCGCGGGCATCGGCGCAGGCCGGGCGTTGTACGTGGGGGTCAGTAGCGAAAAAGTCACCGATCTTCGTTGATGTCATTTTCATGGCGAATGACGATAGTCTTCGCCGCTGTGACAGATTATCGTGCAGGTTTATTGAAGCGAATTTCGGAGCCTGTCCATGAGTGATGCCCACAACGCCTTGATCACCCACTTTTACCAGGCCTTCCAGCGCCTGGACGCCGAAGCGATGAGTGCTTGCTACACCGACGATGTGGTGTTCAGCGATCCGGCGTTTGGTGAATTGCGCGGACGTGATGCCGGCGACATGTGGCGCATGCTCACCACCCGGGCCAAGGACTTCTCCCTGACCTTCGATAACGTGCATAGCGATGAGCGTACCGGCGGAGCGCATTGGGTGGCGACCTACCTGTTCAGCCAGACGGGTAACGTCGTGATCAATGACATCCAGGCGCGGTTCGTTTTTCGCGACGGCAAGATCTGCGAGCACCACGACAACTTTGATCTGTGGCGTTGGTCCCGTCAGGCATTGGGCGCCAAGGGCCTGTTGTTGGGCTGGACACCGCTGGTGCGCAACGCCGTCAGGGCCCAGGCGCTCAAGGGGTTGCGGGCGTTCCAGGCCAGTCGCTGATAAGATCTCGGCTTGTCTGTGCCGACCTGTTGAACATCTTTGTGACGAACGCCACCCCATCTCCCGATCTGCCTGCACAAGGCCCGGCCGAACCGGACAAACCCTGGTTCGTCTACCTGGTGCGGGCCGCCAATGGCTCGCTGTACTGCGGCATCAGTGATGACCCGGTGCGCCGTTTCGCCAAGCATCAAAGCGGCAAGGGCGCACGCTTCTTCCTTTCCAGCCCGGCGGTGGCCCTGGTGTATACCGAGGCTTGTCGCGACAAGGGCGAAGCCCTGCGCCAGGAGCGGCTGATCAAAAAGCTCAGGAAAAGCGCCAAGGAATGCCTGGTGGCCAGTGCGCTGTCGCTTCATCAGCCGGACTGATAGGCCTTTATCAGGCCGGTAGGCTGCTCCGGTCAGGCGCGCTAAGCTGCAAGACTTCATTCCTGCAGTGGCGAATCCCATGTCAGAGCTGATCCTTCATCATTACCCGACGTCTCCTTTCGCGGAAAAGGCCCGGCTGTTGCTGGGCTTCAAGGGCCTGTCCTGGCGTTCGGTGAGCATCCCGCCAATGATGCCCAAGCCTGACCTGACGTCGCTGACAGGCGGCTACCGCAAGACCCCGGTATTGCAGATTGGCGCGGACATCTATTGCGATACGTCCCTGATCGCTCGTCGGCTGGAACAGGAAAAAGCCTCGCCGGCCCTGTTCCCCGAAGGCCGGGAAATGCTGGCCGCGTCCTTTGCTGCCTGGGCCGATTCGGTGGTGTTCCAGCATGCCGTGAGTCTGGTGTTCCAGCCTGAATCGGTGGCGGTGCGTTTCGCCAAGCTGTCGCCTGAAGCCATCAAGGCGTTCATCAGCGACCGCGCCGGGCTGTTCAGTGGCGGCACGACCACGCGCTTGCCCGCTGACCAGGCCAAGCACCAGTGGCCGACGATCATGGCGCGCCTTGAGCAACAGTTGCAGCGCGAGGAAGGCGACTTCCTGTTGGGAGATCCCTCGATTGCCGACTTCGCCATGGCTCACCCGCTGTGGTTTCTCAAGGGCACGCCGGTGACCTCGCCGCTGGTGGATGCGTATCCGGCGGTGTCGGCCTGGTTGGCACGGGTGCAGGGTTTCGGCCACGGCGCGCCGAACGAGATGAGTTCCGAAGAAGCCCTGGAAATTGCCCGCAATGCCACACCGGCAGCGCTGCCGGATGAGGTGTTCGAAGAGCCGAATGGGTTTGTACCGGGGCAACAAGTGAGCATCGCGGCGACTGACTACGGCGTCGATTCCGTGGTCGGGGAGTTGCTGTTTGCCGGTCGCGAAGAACTGATCCTGCGCCGTGAAGACGCGCGTGGCGGGGTGGTGCATGTGCACTTTCCGCGGTTCGGGTTTCGAATCGAGCCTCGATGAACGACCAATGACCCTGTGGGAGCGAGCCTGCTCGCGATGGCGGTGTGACAGTCAACATCACTATTGAATGTGCCGTCGCTATCGCGAGCAGGCTCGCTCCCACAATGATTCACGGCGGACACGAATCCTGTGGCCACCACAACTCCACTGTGGGAGCGAGCCTGCTCGCGATGAGGACATCAGATCCAACATCGCCGTTAGCGAACAACCCTATGTCGCGGACAACGCCTTGAGAATATTCTCCGGCTCAAACCCACGAATCAACGTGCCATTCACATCGAGGATCGGAATCCCCCGGCCACCCAGTGCCTCATAGGCCTTGCGCGCCTCGGTGTCCTTCTCGATGTCAAACTCGCGAAACGGCACGCCCTTCTCATCCAGGAACCGTCGGGTGGCCTTGCAGTAGCCGCACCAATCAGTGGCGTACAGCGCGACGCGGGCGTTGCTGCGAATCTGCTCGGAAACCATCTGCGAGGGATTGAACACCCGTTCGATCTTGCCCCAGTTCTGGTACGCCACCACCACCAGCAAAATCAGCAGAAACTTCTTCAGCACCCCACCGAGCATCAGTTGCGGCGCTTGAGCTGGTCGGTCAGCGATGTGGGCAGCCCCTTGATGATCAACGTGCCGGCCTCTTCGTCATATTCGATCTTGGAGCCCAGCAAGTGCGCCTCGAAGCTGATGGACAAACCTTCGGCGCGGCCGGTGAAGCGGCGGAACTGGTTGAGGGTACGTTTATCCGCCGGGATTTCCGGCGACAACCCATAGTCCTTGTTGCGGATGTGATCGTAGAAGGCTTTCGGGCGATCTTCATCGATCAGCTCGGACAGTTCTTCCAGGCCCATCGGCTCGCCGAGCTTGGCCTGGCTGCTGGCGTA harbors:
- a CDS encoding CynX/NimT family MFS transporter encodes the protein MNPESELSMSRDLLDPATSTAPKRAAELEELLIDAEADDEQAQQRPLLVRRPWLLLLGLILVALNLRPALSSMAPLLSEVSRSLGLSAAQAGLLTTLPVLCLGLFAPLAPVLARRFGAERVVLGILLTLAGGIVLRSAFGQVGLFAGSILAGASIGVIGVLLPGIVKRDFAKQAGAMTGVYTMALCLGAAMAAGATVPLSEHLGHSWALGLGFWVVPALLAAVFWLPQVGEKHGAHQVAYRVRGLLRDPLAWQVTLYMGLQSSLAYIVFGWLPSILIGRGLTPTQAGLVLSGSVIVQLISSLAAPWLATRGKDQRLAIVIVMLMTLGGLFGCLYAPLDGLWGWAILLGLGQGATFSLALTLIVLRSRDAHVAANLSSMAQGFGYTLASLGPFAVGVVHDLTGGWNALGWIFGLVGLGAIIAGIGAGRALYVGVSSEKVTDLR
- a CDS encoding nuclear transport factor 2 family protein → MSDAHNALITHFYQAFQRLDAEAMSACYTDDVVFSDPAFGELRGRDAGDMWRMLTTRAKDFSLTFDNVHSDERTGGAHWVATYLFSQTGNVVINDIQARFVFRDGKICEHHDNFDLWRWSRQALGAKGLLLGWTPLVRNAVRAQALKGLRAFQASR
- a CDS encoding GIY-YIG nuclease family protein, whose translation is MTNATPSPDLPAQGPAEPDKPWFVYLVRAANGSLYCGISDDPVRRFAKHQSGKGARFFLSSPAVALVYTEACRDKGEALRQERLIKKLRKSAKECLVASALSLHQPD
- a CDS encoding glutathione S-transferase family protein encodes the protein MSELILHHYPTSPFAEKARLLLGFKGLSWRSVSIPPMMPKPDLTSLTGGYRKTPVLQIGADIYCDTSLIARRLEQEKASPALFPEGREMLAASFAAWADSVVFQHAVSLVFQPESVAVRFAKLSPEAIKAFISDRAGLFSGGTTTRLPADQAKHQWPTIMARLEQQLQREEGDFLLGDPSIADFAMAHPLWFLKGTPVTSPLVDAYPAVSAWLARVQGFGHGAPNEMSSEEALEIARNATPAALPDEVFEEPNGFVPGQQVSIAATDYGVDSVVGELLFAGREELILRREDARGGVVHVHFPRFGFRIEPR
- a CDS encoding glutaredoxin family protein codes for the protein MLGGVLKKFLLILLVVVAYQNWGKIERVFNPSQMVSEQIRSNARVALYATDWCGYCKATRRFLDEKGVPFREFDIEKDTEARKAYEALGGRGIPILDVNGTLIRGFEPENILKALSAT